The DNA segment TTCCCGCCAGCCCTCAACGCTCATCAGCTTTCCGCCGCGCTCCGCTACGCTTATCGCCTCGGCTATTCTGTCAATGCTTTTCACTCCGAGGATCCCGGAGACGCGGGGGTCTATGGCTTCCGGGCTGACGTGGGGAAGGCAGCCGGTGACGATGACCCTTTTTCCAGAGCCGATGAGCTCCGCTATGCGCTCGCGCATGTGCTTCTCTGTGGGGTCCTTTACGGCGCATGTGTTCACCACGACGTAATCGGCGCTTTCCGGTGTCTCCGCCAGGCTATACCCTGCCCTAACCAGGAGAGCCTCCATTATCTCAGCATCGGCCCTGTTCCTCGTGCACCCGTAGGTCTCGACGTGAACCCTTACCATCGGTGGGCGCTCTGGGAAGGGGTTTAAAAAGGGTGCGGTTCAGGTTTGGGAACCACCTGCTAAAGGGCTCACCATAAAAAGGAGTTCTGCCCTCTTGACCCTGTATCTCATGGCACCAGAACTATTGAATAAACCCTTCACGTTCAGTAAGAATAGAAGGAAAAGGAAATCAGATGACTTCCGCGAAAGCGAACTTTCTCTTAACCGAGTTAATGACGATCTCAACCTCGTCGCCGACCTGGGTGTTCGGGACGAAGATAACGAAGCCCTTTATCTTGGCGATACCATCGCCACCCTTTCCAAGGCTCTCGATCCTAACTCTATACCTTTCTCCAACCTTAACAGGGGCTTCGTAGCCACCGCCAAATCCATCTCCATACATATCCAACACCAACTCTTTCAACTTTGAGACTCCTCGAAAGACTCCGAGAAGAGCCTCAACAGGGACTCAGCAGGAGGGTATATAAAGCTTTGGGTAATTTTTACGTCCCTAAAGTCACTAAAATGCCGTCTCTAGCCATATAAGTCCAGCAAAGGACAATCGGGCCCAAAAATTTCTGCCAGCCAATTTTCTACTGCCGACGCAAGTATTTAACCTTTGGTTAAAAACAAGGAGTTACAGACCTTTACTTTCAATTCTAAGCTTCAAAAAACCCTTTTAAAACAAATAACGAAGTTTTAATTGAAAAACGACGAAACACAGGGCTGTAGAGCCCGTATCATGTGAGAGGAGGGAGGAACAATGAGTTTCATCGCTGTATTCATTTGGTCATTCGTGCTCTGGTTAGTACTGACTGCGGGCAGTAAGGGGTTACTCTGGAGCGGCCAGGAGCTCGTTGCCGGGGTGATATTCTCGGCTATAATAGCCTTCGCCACTAAGGACATCATAGGGGAGAAAGCATCGCGCTTCCTCAACCCGGTTAAGTGGATTGGATGGATAGCTTACATCCCCGTGCTCTTCTGGGGCATGGCCAAGGCCAACCTCGACGTTGCCTACCGCGTCATAACCGGCAGGATAAAGCCGGGAATCGTGCGCGTCCCGGTTGACCTCGAAAACGACGCTCAGTACACCATACTGAGCAACTCGATAACCCTCACCCCCGGAACGCTGACCGTTGATGCCTGTCCGGAGGAGAAGGCACTCTACGTCCACTGGATAAACGTCACCGATAAGGAGCCGAAGAGCTCCGAGGTGATAGCCGGTTCATTTGAGAAATGGGCGAGGAGGCTGGGAAGATGATAGCACCCGAGTTTTTCTACGCCGCGGTCATAGTCATGATAGGTGCGTTCCTGGCACTGCTCAGGGTGTTCTTCGGCCCGAGCGTGCCGGACAGGGTTGTTGGAGTGGACACTCTCAATACCCTCATCGTCGCGGGGATGGTTCTGCTGGGAGCGGCCTATGACAGGACGATATACATCGACATCGCGATAGTCTACGCGCTTCTGAGCTACGTCGGAACGCTGACGATAGCGAAGTACCTCCAGGGGGGATTGAGGTGAGCGCGGTGACCTACGTAATATACGCCTTCCTGGGCATAAACATCCTCTTCAACCTGCTCGGCAGCTTCTCGCTCCACAGGTTCCCTGACGTCTACACGAGACTCCACGGCGCGACCAAGTGCACCACCTTCGGGACGATCTTTGCGGTTCTGGCGGTGGTTGTTCACGCGGCCTACCAGCTCCACCTCACAGGTGACCCAAAGTACCTCCAGATGGCGCTCCACAGCCTCGTGGCACTGGTGGCGCTCCTCCTCACGAACCCGACGGGGGCGCACGCAATAGCGAAGGCGGCACACCTAAGCGGATACAAGCCCGCCAAAGCCGTCATCGATGCCTACGAAGAGAAACTAAGGGGTGGTGAGGAATGAACGTTCTCTCTGTTGACATGGCGATCCAGTTCGGCATACTCCTCGGCGTCCTCATAGCGGCATACCTCACGATAACCATGCGCGACCTGCTCAGCGCGGCCATAGCTTCCGCTGCGATGAGCCTTCTGCTGAGCCTGGAGTTCTACATGCTCCACGCGCCAGATGTTGCAATAGCCGAGGCCGCCGTCGGAGCCGGCGTCGTTACGGCCATAGTCGTGTATGGAATCGCCAAAACGGAGAGATGGGAGCGTGAGGGGCCATGAACAGGACCTTTGGTGCTCTCGCACTGCTGTTCCTCCTCGGAGTGCTCCTAGTTGTTGCGAGTCCGTCAACGGGGATAAAGTTCGGTCTCGGCGGGGACGAGTGGATGAAGTACCGCTACACCGACCAGTACTACATCGAGCACGGCGTTGAGGAGGTCGGTGGGACAAACATAGTCACGGACATAGTGTTCGACTACCGTGGCTACGACACCCTCGGAGAGGCGACGGTTCTCTTCACCGCCATAGCCGGAGCGGTGGCTCTGCTAAGGCCCTGGAGGAGGGATGAAGAATGAACCGCAGTTCGGAGCAGAGTGAAATGGGGCTCATCGTTAAGACCACCGCTAGGGCCACCATCCCGCTCATAGGAATCTTCGGTGCCTACATAGTTTCCCACGGTCACCTCACTCCTGGAGGAGGCTTCCAGGGGGGTGCGACGATAGCCGGGGCGGGGATACTGTTCCTCATAGCCTTCGGCTTCGGCGAGATGAAGAGGCGCTACAACCACCACCTCTACTCCGCACTTGAGGGCTTAGGAGGCCTTGTCTTCCTCGGAGCGGCCATGCTCGGCCTCAGTGTTGCGTTCTTCTACAACACGCTCTGGCATGGAGGGCCCTTCTTCAACGGCCAGCCGGGGACCCTGCTTTCAGCGGGATACCTGCCGATAATGAACCTGGCCGTCGGCCTGAAGGTCTTCGCGGGACTGGTCAGCGCGATGGTGGCGGTAGCCGCTTACAGGAGGTGGAAGGAGTGATACCGTTCCAGTTCATCACCGCTTTCCTCATGATAGCAATGGGAATCTACGCGTTCCTCTACAAGAGAAACCTCATCAAGCTCATCCTGGCCCTCAACGTCATCGACTCCGGAATACACCTGCTCCTCATAAGCTTCGGCTACAGGATAGAGCTCGGCCAGATACCAACAGCACCGATCTACACCGGCTACGAGACCGTGAAGAGCGCCATGGTGGCCCCGCTGCCCCAGGCACTGACCCTTACCAGCATAGTCATAGGAGTCTGTGTCCTCGCACTTGCCATGGCCCTCACGATAAACGCCTACAGACACTACGGAAGCCTCGACGTTAACAAGCTCAGGAGGTTGAGAGGATGAACGGGCTGATCCCCTACCTCATCATAGTCCCACTCTTCGGAGCGTTTTCACTCCCGATAATAAGCCTCGCAGGAAAGAAGGCCAGGGAGCCCTGGGCAGTACTCATCACCGCCGTCACGCTCGGCGTCGCGGCGGAGCTGTTCTACACCGTCTGGAAGGGCGGCGAGATACTCGTTTACACCCTCGGAGCGAAGAGCCCGCTCGGAAAAGGAGTCTCCTTCCCGATAAGGATAGTCTGGGAGGTCGACCTGCTGGGGGCAATATTCATCCTCATGGTGGCCTTCGTCGCCTTCGTGGCCGTGCTCTACTCCACCGAGTACATGAGGCACGACACGGGCCTCGAAAAGTACTACGCGCTCATACTCCTCCTTGAGGTCGGAATGCTCGGTATAGCCATGACCGGCGACCTCTTCAACTTCTACGTGTTCATGGAGATAATGAGCATATCCGGCTACGCGCTGGTGGCGTTTAGAAACGACACCTGGGAGGGCATAGAGGCCGGCATAAAGTACATGTTCGTGGGCTCGATAGCAAGCAGCTTCATCCTCCTCGGAATAGTGCTCCTCTACGGCCAGTACGGAACGCTGACGATGGCCTACCTGGCCAAGATGATAGCCGAGAACCCGACGTTCACCGCCAAGGTGGCCCTCGGACTCCTCATCGGAGGACTGCTCTTCAAGAGCGGTGCGGTTCCGGTGCACATGTGGCTCGCCGATGCCCATCCAGCGGCTCCAAGCTCAATCAGCGCCATGCTCTCCGGCCTGGTCATCAAGATAGGCGGAACCTACGCCCTGGCCAGGATGGCCTTCAGCGTCTTCAGCACGGGCATAGACACCAAGACCATAGGGTGGGTCATAATACTCTTCGCCTGCGCTACCCTCATAGTGGGCAACGCGATGGCCGTAATCCAGACGGACATGAAGAGGCTCTTTGCCTTCTCCAGTGTGGGCCAGATTGGATACATCCTCCTCGGAACCGGAATAGGCCTGGCCGCCTACGGAAGCGATGTTGGAAACATCGCCCTCGCTGGAGCGATATACCACACCGTCAACCACGCCGTCATAAAGGCGCTCCTCTTCCTGGTCGCTGGAGCCGTCATCCACGGGCTCGGAACCAAGAACCTCAACGAGCTGAGCGGCATAGCCAGAAAGATGCCCGTGACGAGCTTCGCATTCCTTGTCGGCGCCGCGGCGATAATAGGCCTCCCCCCGATGAACGGCTTCGCGAGCAAATGGCTGATCTACGAGAGCTCGGCGCTCTTCAACCCGCTGGTGGCGGTCATAGCGGTGATAGGAACAGCGTTCAGCCTTGCGGCGTACATCAGGGTGCTCTTCACCTTCCTGGGGAGGCCCAGCGAGAGGGTCATGAAGGCCAAAGAGCCAGGAAAGGCCATGCTCGTGCCGATGCTCCTCCTCGTGGCGGTAATAATCCTCATGGGCCTCTTTCCGTGGTTCATCAGCGACCGGATCATGATACCCGCCGCAAAGATGCTCGAAAACGCTGGAACGTACATATCAGCCGTGCTGGGGGGTGCGTGAAATGTTCGGCTACTGGGACGCTCTCTACTTCGTTTACGTTTTCATCATAGGCCTGATCATCTCGTACATGCTCTACAGGTGGGCCGAGCGCTCAAGCACTGGGACCCGGAGAACCGGGGATGGAACCAAGATATTCCTCAGCGGTGAGGACCAGGACAACGTTATCCCGCAGTTCGAGCACTTCCAGGGCTACGTCACCGGAAGGCACGTCATGTGGGGCCTCATCAGGGGAATTCACAGGCTCTTCCTGGTCTTCCGCAGGGAGCACACCGGACTGCTGAGCGACTACGTCAGCTACCTGCTCGTCACGACGGCAATAGTGGTGGGGGCCCTGATAGTCTGGGGATGAGGAGGTGAAGATATATGGCCATTAAAGTTCACGCCCACGACGCCCATCCAAGCTCAAACCCCTCCCAGCGCGAGAGGCTTGAGAAGGAGATATCGAAGCTGTGCAGGTACATAGGAAGGTCACCGTGGGTTTTCCACGTCAACAGCGGCAGCTGTAACGGGTGCGACATCGAGATAATAGCCGTCCTGACGCCGCGCTACGACGCGGAGCGCTTCGGTGTAAAGCTGGCCGGGACGCCGAGGCATGCCGACATACTGCTCGTCACCGGCCCCGTCACCAACCAGAGCCTTGAGAGGGTCAAGCTGGTCTACGAGCAGACCCCCGACCCCAAGGTAGTGGTGGCAGTCGGAGCGTGCCCCACCGGCGGAAGCGTGTTCTTCGAGAGCCCATTCACCAACGCACCGCTGGACAGGCACATACCGGTGGACGTCTTCGTCCCGGGCTGCCCGCCGAGGCCCGAGGCCATACTGCACGGCGTCGTACTCGGCCTTCAGAAGCTGATTGAGAAGATTGAGGGGGGTAAGAAATGAACGTTGACGAGTTCATCAGGGTTTTCGGCGAGAGGTTCCCTGAGGCGGAGATAAGGGTCAGCGAGAACAAGCAGCCCCACCCGAGGAAGAGGGTGTGGGTAACTGTAGAGAGGGAGAGGTTCCATGACGCGATGGCGTTCA comes from the Thermococcus thioreducens genome and includes:
- a CDS encoding TRAM domain-containing protein, which encodes MYGDGFGGGYEAPVKVGERYRVRIESLGKGGDGIAKIKGFVIFVPNTQVGDEVEIVINSVKRKFAFAEVI
- a CDS encoding monovalent cation/H+ antiporter subunit E; translated protein: MSFIAVFIWSFVLWLVLTAGSKGLLWSGQELVAGVIFSAIIAFATKDIIGEKASRFLNPVKWIGWIAYIPVLFWGMAKANLDVAYRVITGRIKPGIVRVPVDLENDAQYTILSNSITLTPGTLTVDACPEEKALYVHWINVTDKEPKSSEVIAGSFEKWARRLGR
- a CDS encoding cation:proton antiporter, with the protein product MIAPEFFYAAVIVMIGAFLALLRVFFGPSVPDRVVGVDTLNTLIVAGMVLLGAAYDRTIYIDIAIVYALLSYVGTLTIAKYLQGGLR
- the mnhG gene encoding monovalent cation/H(+) antiporter subunit G, coding for MSAVTYVIYAFLGINILFNLLGSFSLHRFPDVYTRLHGATKCTTFGTIFAVLAVVVHAAYQLHLTGDPKYLQMALHSLVALVALLLTNPTGAHAIAKAAHLSGYKPAKAVIDAYEEKLRGGEE
- a CDS encoding DUF4040 domain-containing protein is translated as MNVLSVDMAIQFGILLGVLIAAYLTITMRDLLSAAIASAAMSLLLSLEFYMLHAPDVAIAEAAVGAGVVTAIVVYGIAKTERWEREGP
- the mbhE gene encoding hydrogen gas-evolving membrane-bound hydrogenase subunit E, whose product is MNRTFGALALLFLLGVLLVVASPSTGIKFGLGGDEWMKYRYTDQYYIEHGVEEVGGTNIVTDIVFDYRGYDTLGEATVLFTAIAGAVALLRPWRRDEE
- a CDS encoding Na(+)/H(+) antiporter subunit B, which gives rise to MNRSSEQSEMGLIVKTTARATIPLIGIFGAYIVSHGHLTPGGGFQGGATIAGAGILFLIAFGFGEMKRRYNHHLYSALEGLGGLVFLGAAMLGLSVAFFYNTLWHGGPFFNGQPGTLLSAGYLPIMNLAVGLKVFAGLVSAMVAVAAYRRWKE
- a CDS encoding NADH-quinone oxidoreductase subunit K, with amino-acid sequence MIPFQFITAFLMIAMGIYAFLYKRNLIKLILALNVIDSGIHLLLISFGYRIELGQIPTAPIYTGYETVKSAMVAPLPQALTLTSIVIGVCVLALAMALTINAYRHYGSLDVNKLRRLRG
- a CDS encoding proton-conducting transporter transmembrane domain-containing protein; translated protein: MNGLIPYLIIVPLFGAFSLPIISLAGKKAREPWAVLITAVTLGVAAELFYTVWKGGEILVYTLGAKSPLGKGVSFPIRIVWEVDLLGAIFILMVAFVAFVAVLYSTEYMRHDTGLEKYYALILLLEVGMLGIAMTGDLFNFYVFMEIMSISGYALVAFRNDTWEGIEAGIKYMFVGSIASSFILLGIVLLYGQYGTLTMAYLAKMIAENPTFTAKVALGLLIGGLLFKSGAVPVHMWLADAHPAAPSSISAMLSGLVIKIGGTYALARMAFSVFSTGIDTKTIGWVIILFACATLIVGNAMAVIQTDMKRLFAFSSVGQIGYILLGTGIGLAAYGSDVGNIALAGAIYHTVNHAVIKALLFLVAGAVIHGLGTKNLNELSGIARKMPVTSFAFLVGAAAIIGLPPMNGFASKWLIYESSALFNPLVAVIAVIGTAFSLAAYIRVLFTFLGRPSERVMKAKEPGKAMLVPMLLLVAVIILMGLFPWFISDRIMIPAAKMLENAGTYISAVLGGA
- a CDS encoding NADH-quinone oxidoreductase subunit B family protein, which encodes MAIKVHAHDAHPSSNPSQRERLEKEISKLCRYIGRSPWVFHVNSGSCNGCDIEIIAVLTPRYDAERFGVKLAGTPRHADILLVTGPVTNQSLERVKLVYEQTPDPKVVVAVGACPTGGSVFFESPFTNAPLDRHIPVDVFVPGCPPRPEAILHGVVLGLQKLIEKIEGGKK